The following coding sequences lie in one Caloenas nicobarica isolate bCalNic1 chromosome 17, bCalNic1.hap1, whole genome shotgun sequence genomic window:
- the RTN4RL1 gene encoding reticulon-4 receptor-like 1 isoform X1 — protein MLRQGGFAELLLVLLGLKVPSALGCPTDCVCYPSPMTVSCQAHNFVTIPEGIPEDSERIFLQNNQITLLLRGHFSPSMVTLWIYSNNITFIDPNTFDGFVNLEELDLGDNRYLRALAADTFQGLVKLHALYLYKCGLSSLPSGIFGGLHNLQYLYLQDNHIEFLQDDIFVDLVNLSHLFLHGNKLWSLHQNTFRGLINLDRLLIHQNQLQWIHRRAFHDLRRLTTLFLFNNSLSELQGDCLAHLGALEFLRLNGNPWSCDCKARSLWEWLHRFRGSSSSVICESPEQMHGKDLKVLRAEDFRNCSGSESLHQIKTHTFSTSDRGASKTHHPHHSSKEKGKERGAENGLHSSQPAGPPGSRPGYRKPGKNCTSHKSRNRTSKPVSLGPRKNGQEVPDYVPDYQHKFSFGVMPTLPPKRKGKCTRRTPIRPPSGVQQAAGCPGLRASLLVFMMVLAAVIR, from the coding sequence GGgggtttgcagagctgctgctggtgctgctggggctgaaggTGCCCAGCGCCCTGGGCTGCCCCACCGACTGCGTGTGCTACCCGTCCCCCATGACCGTCAGCTGCCAGGCTCACAACTTCGTCACCATCCCCGAGGGCATCCCCGAGGACAGCGAGAGGATCTTCCTCCAGAACAACCAGATCACCTTGCTGCTCCGGGGCCACTTCAGCCCCTCCATGGTCACCCTCTGGATCTACTCCAACAACATCACCTTCATCGACCCCAACACCTTCGATGGGTTTGTCAACCTAGAAGAGCTGGACCTGGGGGACAACCGCTACTTAAGGGCTTTGGCTGCAGACACTTTCCAAGGGCTGGTGAAACTCCATGCCTTGTATCTGTACAAGTGCGGGCTGAGCTCCCTCCCCAGTGGGATATTCGGTGGCCTCCACAACCTGCAATACCTTTACCTGCAAGACAACCACATCGAGTTCCTTCAGGATGATATTTTTGTTGACTTGGTTAACCTCAGCCATCTTTTTCTCCATGGAAACAAGCTCTGGAGCCTCCATCAGAACACGTTCAGGGGATTAATAAACCTGGATCGGCTGCTCATCCATCAAAATCAACTGCAGTGGATTCACAGGCGGGCTTTTCATGACCTCCGAAGATTGACCACCCTTTTCTTGTTCAATAACAGCCTCTCGGAGCTGCAGGGGGACTGCCTGGCCCACCTGGGAGCCCTGGAGTTTCTCAGGCTGAACGGGAACCCGTGGAGCTGCGATTGCAAAGCCCGTTCGCTCTGGGAATGGCTGCACAGGTTCCGAGGCTCCAGCTCCAGTGTCATCTGCGAGTCCCCCGAGCAGATGCATGGCAAGGACCTCAAGGTGCTAAGAGCAGAAGACTTTAGGAACTGTTCGGGGTCCGAGTCCCTCCATCAGATAAAAACACATACTTTTTCCACGTCAGACAGAGGAGCCtccaaaacccaccaccctcACCACTCCTccaaggagaaggggaaggagagaggggcCGAGAACGGTTTGCACAGCAGCCAGCCCGccggcccccccggctcccGGCCGGGCTATCGCAAACCGGGCAAGAACTGCACCAGCCACAAAAGCCGTAACCGAACCTCGAAACCGGTGTCCTTGGGGCCGCGGAAAAACGGGCAGGAGGTTCCAGACTATGTGCCTGATTATCAGCACAAATTCAGTTTCGGGGTGATGCCAACGCTCCCCCCTAAACGTAAGGGTAAGTGTACCCGGCGGACGCCCATCCGCCCCCCGAGCGGGGTCCAGCAGGCAGCCGGCTGCCCGGGGCTCAGGGCATCGCTCCTGGTTTTCATGATGGTCTTAGCAGCCGTCATCCGCTGA
- the RTN4RL1 gene encoding reticulon-4 receptor-like 1 isoform X2, with translation MTVSCQAHNFVTIPEGIPEDSERIFLQNNQITLLLRGHFSPSMVTLWIYSNNITFIDPNTFDGFVNLEELDLGDNRYLRALAADTFQGLVKLHALYLYKCGLSSLPSGIFGGLHNLQYLYLQDNHIEFLQDDIFVDLVNLSHLFLHGNKLWSLHQNTFRGLINLDRLLIHQNQLQWIHRRAFHDLRRLTTLFLFNNSLSELQGDCLAHLGALEFLRLNGNPWSCDCKARSLWEWLHRFRGSSSSVICESPEQMHGKDLKVLRAEDFRNCSGSESLHQIKTHTFSTSDRGASKTHHPHHSSKEKGKERGAENGLHSSQPAGPPGSRPGYRKPGKNCTSHKSRNRTSKPVSLGPRKNGQEVPDYVPDYQHKFSFGVMPTLPPKRKGKCTRRTPIRPPSGVQQAAGCPGLRASLLVFMMVLAAVIR, from the coding sequence ATGACCGTCAGCTGCCAGGCTCACAACTTCGTCACCATCCCCGAGGGCATCCCCGAGGACAGCGAGAGGATCTTCCTCCAGAACAACCAGATCACCTTGCTGCTCCGGGGCCACTTCAGCCCCTCCATGGTCACCCTCTGGATCTACTCCAACAACATCACCTTCATCGACCCCAACACCTTCGATGGGTTTGTCAACCTAGAAGAGCTGGACCTGGGGGACAACCGCTACTTAAGGGCTTTGGCTGCAGACACTTTCCAAGGGCTGGTGAAACTCCATGCCTTGTATCTGTACAAGTGCGGGCTGAGCTCCCTCCCCAGTGGGATATTCGGTGGCCTCCACAACCTGCAATACCTTTACCTGCAAGACAACCACATCGAGTTCCTTCAGGATGATATTTTTGTTGACTTGGTTAACCTCAGCCATCTTTTTCTCCATGGAAACAAGCTCTGGAGCCTCCATCAGAACACGTTCAGGGGATTAATAAACCTGGATCGGCTGCTCATCCATCAAAATCAACTGCAGTGGATTCACAGGCGGGCTTTTCATGACCTCCGAAGATTGACCACCCTTTTCTTGTTCAATAACAGCCTCTCGGAGCTGCAGGGGGACTGCCTGGCCCACCTGGGAGCCCTGGAGTTTCTCAGGCTGAACGGGAACCCGTGGAGCTGCGATTGCAAAGCCCGTTCGCTCTGGGAATGGCTGCACAGGTTCCGAGGCTCCAGCTCCAGTGTCATCTGCGAGTCCCCCGAGCAGATGCATGGCAAGGACCTCAAGGTGCTAAGAGCAGAAGACTTTAGGAACTGTTCGGGGTCCGAGTCCCTCCATCAGATAAAAACACATACTTTTTCCACGTCAGACAGAGGAGCCtccaaaacccaccaccctcACCACTCCTccaaggagaaggggaaggagagaggggcCGAGAACGGTTTGCACAGCAGCCAGCCCGccggcccccccggctcccGGCCGGGCTATCGCAAACCGGGCAAGAACTGCACCAGCCACAAAAGCCGTAACCGAACCTCGAAACCGGTGTCCTTGGGGCCGCGGAAAAACGGGCAGGAGGTTCCAGACTATGTGCCTGATTATCAGCACAAATTCAGTTTCGGGGTGATGCCAACGCTCCCCCCTAAACGTAAGGGTAAGTGTACCCGGCGGACGCCCATCCGCCCCCCGAGCGGGGTCCAGCAGGCAGCCGGCTGCCCGGGGCTCAGGGCATCGCTCCTGGTTTTCATGATGGTCTTAGCAGCCGTCATCCGCTGA